In Bufo gargarizans isolate SCDJY-AF-19 chromosome 6, ASM1485885v1, whole genome shotgun sequence, a single genomic region encodes these proteins:
- the NKX6-2 gene encoding homeobox protein Nkx-6.2, whose protein sequence is MLAVGQMDTNRQSAFVLSSTPLAALHNMAEMKTTLFPYTLQNPSNFKAPNLSSLNAQFPLGTPHGISDILGRPLGTALGASSNLLSNLPRINGLATSTGMYFNPAAMSRYPKPLAELPGRPPIFWPGVMQSSPWRDPRLACPAQAGMMLDKDGKKKHSRPTFSGQQIFALEKTFEQTKYLAGPERARLAYSLGMTESQVKVWFQNRRTKWRKRHAAEMASAKKKHDSETEKMKESSDNEDDDEYNKPLDPNSDDEKISRLLKKHKNTNLNLLSPCSNNSDTL, encoded by the exons ATGTTAGCTGTGGGGCAGATGGATACCAACAGACAGAGTGCATTCGTGCTGAGCAGCACCCCCCTGGCTGCCCTGCACAACATGGCTGAGATGAAGACAACCTTGTTCCCTTACACCTTGCAGAACCCCTCGAATTTCAAAGCCCCCAACTTGTCCTCCCTAAACGCACAGTTCCCCTTGGGGACGCCTCATGGGATTAGTGACATTCTGGGCAGGCCCCTGGGCACCGCACTGGGGGCATCCAGCAACCTGCTCTCCAACTTGCCTCGCATTAATGGACTTGCCACCTCCACTGGGATGTATTTTAACCCAGCAGCTATGTCTAGATACCCCAAACCACTGGCTGAACTGCCGGGGAGACCCCCTATCTTCTGGCCAGGAGTTATGCAGAGTTCTCCATGGAGGGACCCCAGGCTGGCCTGTCCTG CACAAGCCGGCATGATGCTGGACAAGGACGGCAAGAAGAAGCACTCcagacccaccttctcagggcaGCAGATTTTTGCACTAGAGAAAACGTTTGAACAAACCAAATACCTGGCAGGGCCGGAGAGGGCAAGACTGGCATACTCCTTGGGCATGACCGAGTCTCAGGTCAAG GTTTGGTTCCAGAATCGCAGGACAAAGTGGAGGAAAAGACACGCAGCAGAGATGGCCTCAGCCAAGAAGAAGCATGACTCTGAGACAGAGAAGATGAAGGAGAGCTCAGACAATGAGGACGATGATGAGTACAACAAACCTCTGGACCCCAATTCAGACGATGAGAAAATCTCCAGGTTATTGAAAAAGCACAAAAACACAAACTTAAATTTGCTGAGTCCATGCAGCAATAACTCGGACACCTTGTGA